In Aminobacterium sp. MB27-C1, a single genomic region encodes these proteins:
- the rpe gene encoding ribulose-phosphate 3-epimerase, which yields MAGSLPLEKERRSFLVAPSLLSANVLYMEKSIASLEDTYDWLHLDIMDGHFVPNLSYGPSLAKALRKKYPSAVIDTHLMVEPPEDFIEAFAATKTDYLTVHVEATPHLHRVISRIRELGCRPGVAINPATPIEWVSPILSMVDLVLVMSVNPGFGGQSFIGETLQKTVDLFRYRAAHNLSFLIEMDGGIGRETIKQVVNSGCDVVVMGSSVFGTPDPAETIRELRECVRGAAVCEKGTTSNNS from the coding sequence ATGGCAGGATCGTTACCGCTAGAGAAAGAACGGAGGTCTTTTCTTGTAGCCCCGTCCCTTCTTTCTGCCAATGTTTTATATATGGAAAAAAGTATTGCTTCCCTTGAGGATACTTATGATTGGCTTCATCTGGATATTATGGACGGTCATTTTGTTCCTAATTTGTCTTATGGGCCTAGTTTGGCAAAGGCCCTCCGAAAAAAATATCCATCTGCTGTTATAGATACGCACTTGATGGTAGAGCCACCAGAAGATTTTATTGAGGCTTTTGCAGCGACAAAAACTGACTATCTTACTGTTCATGTAGAGGCAACACCTCATCTCCATCGTGTAATTTCGCGAATACGGGAACTTGGTTGCCGGCCAGGTGTAGCTATTAATCCCGCGACGCCGATAGAATGGGTTTCTCCTATTCTATCGATGGTAGATTTAGTTCTTGTAATGTCTGTTAATCCAGGATTTGGCGGTCAATCTTTTATTGGTGAGACGCTACAGAAAACAGTAGATCTCTTTAGGTATCGTGCAGCTCACAACCTCTCCTTCCTTATTGAAATGGACGGAGGGATCGGAAGAGAAACGATAAAGCAGGTAGTGAACTCAGGATGCGATGTAGTCGTTATGGGAAGTTCCGTCTTTGGAACTCCTGACCCTGCTGAAACGATTCGTGAGCTGAGAGAATGTGTTAGGGGGGCAGCGGTCTGTGAAAAAGGAACGACGTCAAATAACTCTTGA
- a CDS encoding PASTA domain-containing protein, which yields MSKMYKWVMVLILLIIVVSGGMAVLTIWKGGKGIAVPPLKEMSLVEAVDEANRIGFKVKVEQIESNLPGGTVLAQWPDPGARMKKDTTVVLKVSKGGNRLALPDVRGLEYSQALKKLEEAGFQVGDIIRVNDDSRAAGTVIAQSPAAPVMVESTRKIDLLVSQGQISQNGLIAVPDVLQRQEQIARKLVEESGLSVANVEYVYTQNSPEGMVISIRPKVGTSLKRGQGVILQVASMKKTVTEQKAETEQLQIAAPGLAPSVSVKQSESQAEVASKPKSVTQTGTLVPVMPPSSKPQSQQSSTVAPVSKPSQKEAITKPAPLPAGSKIAKIRYQVPPLTKQMPLKIEMVDDRGTTVLLNRDVKGGEYISLEAPYVDEGVVTIFLGGEFVWQDRYR from the coding sequence ATGAGTAAAATGTATAAATGGGTCATGGTCCTGATTCTTCTTATTATTGTAGTTTCTGGTGGAATGGCCGTATTGACTATCTGGAAGGGTGGCAAGGGCATAGCTGTACCACCATTAAAAGAAATGTCTCTTGTTGAGGCTGTTGATGAGGCAAATCGCATTGGTTTTAAAGTAAAGGTAGAACAGATAGAATCTAATCTTCCTGGCGGAACCGTTTTAGCTCAATGGCCAGATCCAGGAGCCAGAATGAAAAAAGATACCACTGTTGTGCTGAAAGTAAGCAAAGGCGGGAACAGATTGGCTCTTCCCGACGTGCGAGGTCTTGAGTATTCTCAGGCTCTTAAAAAGTTAGAAGAAGCTGGATTCCAGGTTGGAGATATTATACGTGTCAATGATGATTCAAGAGCGGCAGGAACTGTTATAGCTCAAAGTCCGGCTGCTCCTGTCATGGTAGAGAGCACGAGGAAAATTGATTTACTCGTAAGCCAGGGACAAATTTCTCAGAATGGCTTGATAGCTGTTCCTGATGTTTTGCAACGTCAGGAACAAATTGCCAGAAAGCTAGTGGAGGAGTCGGGGCTTTCTGTTGCCAATGTAGAATATGTCTACACTCAAAATTCTCCAGAGGGAATGGTTATATCTATTCGTCCGAAAGTAGGAACATCTTTGAAACGGGGACAAGGGGTCATTCTTCAGGTAGCTTCCATGAAAAAAACTGTGACGGAACAAAAGGCTGAAACGGAACAGCTACAGATTGCTGCTCCCGGGCTTGCTCCGTCAGTATCTGTGAAGCAATCGGAAAGTCAGGCGGAGGTCGCTTCCAAGCCCAAGTCTGTAACGCAAACAGGAACGCTCGTTCCTGTTATGCCGCCGTCTTCGAAGCCTCAATCTCAGCAGTCATCGACGGTAGCTCCTGTTTCGAAGCCTTCTCAAAAAGAGGCCATTACAAAACCTGCGCCTTTACCAGCGGGCAGCAAAATTGCAAAAATACGGTATCAAGTGCCTCCACTTACTAAACAAATGCCATTAAAGATTGAAATGGTTGATGATCGCGGCACAACAGTTCTTTTAAACCGTGATGTAAAAGGTGGAGAGTACATTTCTCTTGAAGCTCCTTATGTAGATGAAGGGGTAGTTACTATCTTTCTCGGAGGTGAATTTGTATGGCAGGATCGTTACCGCTAG
- a CDS encoding RsmB/NOP family class I SAM-dependent RNA methyltransferase, translating into MRGIEAALHVLTDVSKGRFASESLRRVSNHMTEGDRILASTLIYAVLRRQTLWRKISETFLRHPFDSLSWPTRHALVVGTAGILELKHFSPQVLVSALVDEVKRKGQQNESRIVNAVLHRVEERGHIVMEEIHRSTSFQDKALFGGIPLWVAYQWKDAFGQGEASKLINLFRVRPYASLRVLPQTNIPDLLENLKKNRIYGWPSPLVDYSVRTASFAFPPEIPGFNEGTVTVQSESSMLVAEMVRRLWKEGSILDMCAGRGIKTGQIATLLPSTLIEAWELSKGRSIASKKEMQRLSCARNVTIHQGDSLKMTPRSTPNLVFLDAPCSGSGTWSRHPESKWIFTKEKLEELVLLQKKLLKKAVEIVAQGGIILYSTCSLLRQENEQVIAEILAEDKSLVEMSLPISGRYLRKGRPWGTYIWPQLPWLDGFYMAAILKRTQEG; encoded by the coding sequence ATGAGAGGAATAGAAGCAGCTTTACATGTATTAACAGACGTTTCAAAAGGGCGATTTGCTAGCGAATCTCTTCGTCGCGTGTCAAATCATATGACGGAAGGCGATAGAATATTAGCTTCAACCCTTATCTATGCAGTTCTTCGACGTCAAACACTTTGGAGAAAAATCAGTGAAACTTTTTTACGCCATCCTTTCGATTCTCTTTCTTGGCCGACACGTCACGCTCTGGTTGTCGGTACAGCGGGGATTTTAGAATTGAAACATTTTTCTCCTCAGGTGCTTGTAAGTGCCTTGGTTGACGAAGTAAAAAGAAAAGGCCAACAGAACGAGTCTCGTATAGTTAATGCTGTTCTTCATAGAGTGGAAGAGCGTGGACATATAGTCATGGAAGAAATTCACAGGAGCACTTCTTTTCAAGATAAAGCTCTCTTTGGGGGAATCCCTCTTTGGGTTGCTTACCAATGGAAAGATGCTTTCGGTCAGGGTGAAGCCTCTAAACTGATTAATCTGTTTCGTGTACGCCCTTATGCCTCTTTAAGGGTTTTGCCTCAGACAAATATCCCCGATCTTTTGGAGAACCTGAAAAAAAATCGCATATACGGTTGGCCTTCTCCGTTGGTCGACTATTCTGTAAGAACGGCTTCCTTTGCCTTTCCTCCGGAGATCCCAGGTTTTAACGAGGGAACAGTTACAGTGCAGAGTGAATCGTCTATGCTCGTTGCTGAAATGGTACGCCGTTTGTGGAAAGAAGGTTCCATTCTCGATATGTGTGCTGGCAGAGGAATCAAAACTGGACAAATAGCAACATTATTACCCTCTACTTTAATAGAAGCATGGGAACTTTCAAAGGGAAGAAGCATCGCCTCAAAAAAAGAAATGCAGCGTCTTTCTTGTGCACGAAACGTTACGATACATCAAGGTGATTCTCTTAAGATGACCCCTCGTTCTACACCTAATTTAGTCTTTTTGGACGCCCCATGCTCAGGAAGTGGAACGTGGAGCAGGCATCCTGAATCAAAATGGATTTTTACTAAAGAAAAACTAGAAGAGCTTGTATTACTTCAGAAAAAACTTTTGAAAAAAGCAGTTGAAATTGTTGCACAAGGAGGAATTATCCTCTACTCTACATGTAGCTTGTTGCGGCAGGAAAACGAGCAGGTTATAGCAGAAATATTGGCAGAAGATAAGAGCCTAGTGGAAATGTCTCTTCCTATTTCAGGACGATATTTACGTAAGGGACGGCCGTGGGGAACATATATATGGCCACAGCTGCCGTGGCTTGACGGATTTTACATGGCTGCAATCCTGAAAAGAACTCAGGAGGGTTAA
- a CDS encoding DUF6391 domain-containing protein yields MPFLLLLLMFFIAPWAGLVALLFFVVFFLILLPLGFAASSFMWLIVGPTQLFRVLFNKKVRKNHALEHGAIHVLEESLGRCNIEGMSYEDGFSLKGLVEPSVALYAAQEALERMKRGESSLAIHPRCGTTVVVVNTLSSLLFILLLLSTGSLSVLNVVIALFIAHILGPMTSSLAQRYITTDSNVRSLEISGIEVRSAHKSLGGMYVYGPTQLFIRTRQKSQVLEPEVLFS; encoded by the coding sequence ATGCCTTTTTTACTTTTACTACTCATGTTTTTTATTGCTCCGTGGGCAGGGTTGGTTGCATTACTCTTTTTTGTTGTTTTTTTCCTCATCCTTTTACCGTTAGGCTTTGCCGCGAGTTCTTTTATGTGGCTTATTGTTGGTCCTACACAGCTTTTTCGAGTGTTATTTAATAAAAAAGTGCGGAAAAATCACGCTTTAGAGCACGGGGCAATACATGTTCTTGAAGAGTCTTTGGGACGGTGCAATATTGAAGGAATGTCATATGAAGATGGCTTTTCTTTGAAAGGGTTGGTAGAACCCTCAGTAGCTCTCTATGCTGCCCAGGAGGCTCTTGAGCGAATGAAACGTGGGGAGTCGTCGTTGGCGATTCATCCTCGGTGTGGCACGACAGTTGTTGTTGTCAATACACTCTCTTCTCTGTTGTTCATCCTATTGCTTTTATCTACAGGATCTTTGAGTGTGCTAAATGTTGTAATAGCTTTGTTCATTGCTCATATATTGGGGCCAATGACAAGCTCACTTGCTCAACGATATATTACTACAGATTCTAACGTTCGAAGTCTTGAAATATCGGGTATAGAGGTACGATCTGCTCATAAGAGCTTGGGCGGGATGTATGTATATGGCCCGACGCAGCTTTTTATTCGAACGCGACAAAAATCCCAAGTGCTTGAACCGGAGGTTCTTTTTTCATGA